One region of Epilithonimonas zeae genomic DNA includes:
- a CDS encoding TonB-dependent receptor domain-containing protein — protein MKNILLVLILISTTFSAQQNLKINGKIINSDKEINALPIVVYLMGDDNQLIKSTIAQDSKFEFDQLKSGNYHLQLSSDETIQNENPFYLEKNLELSIAFQPKSQKIEEVKLTAKKNNFKVEKGNITLDVVNSALNKLPTSTDLLSKLPFVQVDANGEGLSFVGKGTPLLYVDNQRVDFSTLSAIAVDDIKSVEIIRNPSVKFEAEGKAVVKINLKKSRKDGSQLSVSETATFQKRFSNYLSANFQQKKNKTEWKLNAAYNQINHWESNGFDYSVPSKNIASNYVIKSITKRPQTIFGASLYQELNDEGDYVTLSVNSNLRPDKGDNSTDTFYSENDNSAFIKTLNHQDSQRATVNSIFNYKKKITDWDAEILAGFQFKRESKNVDYQFFNDTNNSGYEFNQFRVQRYSGNVYSGRVDIEKKLSDNYSLELGGSYTKAETKNDNKTTYKNNQNPEFYLYDFKEANLAGYINLAVSANKWNINGGLRTESTNAEGFNKIENQTKIKRDYFDWFPNAEISFKQNDNYDYTLSFRKSISRPNYADLSSGGLYGSPYVEYQGNPDLVPTYTNTISFSTNLKKVSVNASAYKSKNPLGYTLVYDEAKNISKFTAVNFDKEMGVSLGIDSLFQGKKWTSQNSLSVNYDKIEDSLAVLKKSTPYVYFSTNNTVNVWKYLSVLLDGSYITKRVEGLYENNAMCLVNLGMTSSISDFDFTVRYNDVFNQMNYIQKMSYSKINSTGTFFGNTPTVSFSARYNFGKLKKSNYKENAVNETSNRL, from the coding sequence ATGAAAAACATTTTATTGGTTTTAATCCTCATCTCAACGACTTTTTCTGCCCAGCAGAATCTTAAGATTAATGGAAAAATCATTAATTCTGACAAAGAGATAAATGCTCTCCCAATTGTTGTTTATCTTATGGGTGATGACAATCAATTAATTAAATCTACAATCGCTCAGGATTCGAAGTTCGAATTTGACCAATTGAAGTCAGGAAATTACCATCTTCAGTTGTCATCAGATGAAACCATTCAGAATGAAAATCCATTTTATTTGGAAAAAAACCTGGAGCTTTCTATTGCTTTTCAACCTAAAAGCCAAAAAATCGAGGAAGTAAAACTCACGGCAAAGAAAAATAATTTCAAGGTAGAAAAAGGAAATATCACTTTGGATGTTGTGAATTCTGCTTTGAACAAATTGCCGACATCAACAGACTTATTATCAAAATTGCCTTTTGTGCAGGTGGATGCTAATGGTGAAGGTTTGTCTTTCGTCGGAAAAGGAACGCCGTTGCTTTATGTAGACAACCAAAGAGTAGATTTTTCTACATTATCTGCTATTGCTGTGGATGATATCAAGTCGGTGGAAATCATCAGAAATCCGTCTGTGAAATTTGAAGCTGAAGGAAAAGCAGTTGTCAAAATTAATCTGAAAAAGAGCAGAAAAGATGGTTCGCAATTGAGTGTTTCGGAAACGGCAACTTTTCAAAAACGATTCAGTAATTATCTTTCAGCCAATTTTCAACAAAAGAAAAATAAAACCGAGTGGAAACTGAATGCGGCTTACAACCAAATCAACCATTGGGAAAGCAACGGTTTTGATTATTCGGTTCCGAGTAAAAATATTGCTTCCAATTACGTTATTAAATCCATCACGAAACGTCCGCAAACGATTTTTGGAGCGAGTCTTTATCAGGAACTGAACGATGAAGGCGATTATGTAACATTGTCGGTTAATAGTAATCTCAGACCAGATAAAGGTGATAATAGTACCGACACATTCTACTCAGAAAATGATAATTCTGCCTTTATTAAAACGCTTAATCATCAAGACAGCCAACGGGCAACCGTCAATTCTATTTTTAATTATAAAAAGAAAATAACAGATTGGGATGCTGAGATTTTGGCTGGATTTCAGTTCAAAAGAGAGAGCAAAAATGTAGATTATCAATTTTTCAATGATACCAATAATTCAGGTTACGAGTTCAATCAATTTCGTGTTCAGCGATATTCTGGAAATGTTTATTCCGGAAGAGTGGATATTGAAAAAAAATTGAGCGACAATTATAGTTTGGAATTGGGAGGAAGTTACACGAAAGCCGAAACTAAAAACGATAATAAAACAACTTATAAGAATAATCAAAATCCGGAATTCTATCTGTATGATTTCAAGGAAGCCAATCTTGCAGGTTATATCAACCTCGCTGTGAGTGCTAACAAATGGAATATCAATGGCGGTTTGAGAACGGAATCAACCAATGCGGAAGGTTTTAATAAAATTGAAAATCAAACTAAAATCAAAAGAGACTATTTTGATTGGTTTCCTAATGCAGAAATTAGTTTCAAACAAAATGACAATTATGACTATACTCTGAGCTTCAGAAAAAGTATTTCCCGCCCCAATTACGCAGATTTATCTTCCGGCGGTTTGTACGGAAGTCCGTATGTTGAGTATCAAGGTAATCCGGACTTGGTTCCGACTTATACCAACACAATTTCCTTTTCTACGAATCTGAAAAAAGTGTCCGTTAATGCTTCTGCTTACAAGAGCAAAAATCCTTTGGGTTACACATTGGTTTATGATGAGGCTAAAAATATTTCAAAATTCACAGCCGTTAATTTTGATAAAGAAATGGGCGTTTCTTTGGGTATTGATTCTCTATTTCAAGGAAAAAAATGGACGTCTCAGAATAGTCTTTCCGTTAATTATGATAAAATCGAAGATTCTTTAGCCGTCCTGAAAAAATCAACACCTTATGTTTATTTTTCTACCAATAACACGGTTAATGTCTGGAAATATTTGTCAGTTCTGTTGGATGGTTCGTACATCACAAAACGTGTGGAAGGTTTGTATGAAAACAATGCAATGTGCCTGGTCAATCTTGGGATGACATCTTCTATTTCCGATTTTGATTTTACGGTTCGCTACAATGATGTTTTCAATCAGATGAATTATATCCAGAAAATGTCCTACAGCAAAATCAATTCTACTGGCACCTTTTTTGGAAATACACCAACAGTATCTTTTTCGGCCAGGTATAATTTTGGTAAATTGAAAAAGTCCAATTACAAAGAAAATGCGGTCAACGAGACTTCGAACAGGTTATAA
- a CDS encoding putative signal transducing protein, translating into MELVTLKIFNTEIEAEMLKIFLETNDIETYVFGNILANTYNLFNNTSGGVQLKVSENDFEKANELMTQFYNKEL; encoded by the coding sequence ATGGAATTAGTTACACTCAAGATTTTCAATACAGAAATCGAAGCAGAAATGCTCAAAATTTTCCTGGAAACCAATGATATTGAAACTTATGTTTTCGGCAATATTTTAGCAAATACTTACAATTTGTTCAACAATACAAGTGGTGGCGTTCAACTGAAAGTTTCAGAAAATGACTTTGAAAAAGCGAATGAATTGATGACTCAATTTTATAATAAAGAATTATAA